A stretch of the Methanomicrobia archaeon genome encodes the following:
- a CDS encoding methyl-coenzyme M reductase subunit alpha, protein MPYGDVQHSFLKSMSDKFAEKPESTKTKFYVYGGIAQKGGMRKREFIQDAQKIVEGRVSGTPAYNPDVGMPQGQRFLMPYVLNHTDIMVNHDDLHWVNNAAMQQIWDDMRRTVMLGLDDAHAILETRLGKEVTPDTINNFMEVVNHALPGGATIQEHMVETKPALVSDS, encoded by the coding sequence ATGCCATATGGAGATGTTCAACATAGTTTCTTAAAATCGATGTCTGATAAGTTCGCCGAGAAGCCTGAGAGTACCAAAACCAAGTTTTATGTCTATGGCGGTATCGCGCAGAAAGGAGGAATGAGGAAGAGAGAGTTCATACAGGACGCGCAGAAGATCGTAGAGGGTCGTGTCTCCGGAACTCCTGCCTATAATCCTGATGTAGGTATGCCACAAGGGCAGAGATTCCTGATGCCCTACGTGTTGAACCACACAGACATCATGGTCAACCACGACGACCTGCACTGGGTGAATAATGCCGCAATGCAACAGATCTGGGACGACATGAGAAGGACAGTTATGTTAGGATTGGATGACGCGCACGCGATTTTGGAGACGAGATTGGGTAAGGAAGTCACACCCGATACCATAAACAATTTCATGGAAGTGGTGAACCACGCGTTACCGGGTGGTGCAACCATCCAGGAGCACATGGTGGAGACCAAACCCGCACTCGTCTCGGATTC
- the mcrG gene encoding coenzyme-B sulfoethylthiotransferase subunit gamma, giving the protein MPQYTPGNSIIGKNRRKFMDPSQKLEKLRDVAEEDVVRLLGHRAVGEAYKSIHPPIEELEEPDCSVREMVKPTPGAAAGDRIRYVQFTDSMFFAPATPRIRPMMWYTRYRGVDPGVLSGRTIVEARERDVEAIAKEYIDNETFDTARTGLRGRTVHGHSVRLDENGVMFDALRRWARNPNGDIKYVKDMVGGAIDKEVVLGKPLPEDELRKRTTTFRNAQGGTWLEEDDPEVGDVVSEIHWNRTWGGFQPFIARSAIKGNKDVGAKFKLYTPRGGVE; this is encoded by the coding sequence ATGCCACAATATACACCTGGAAATAGTATTATAGGTAAAAACCGCAGGAAGTTCATGGATCCTTCGCAGAAGTTAGAGAAGCTACGAGACGTTGCAGAGGAAGATGTGGTGCGATTACTTGGACACCGCGCGGTTGGAGAGGCGTACAAGAGTATTCATCCGCCAATAGAGGAGCTGGAAGAGCCTGACTGCTCGGTTCGTGAGATGGTAAAGCCCACGCCAGGAGCAGCGGCTGGTGACAGAATTAGATACGTCCAGTTCACCGACTCGATGTTCTTCGCACCGGCAACGCCGAGAATTCGACCGATGATGTGGTACACCAGATACAGAGGCGTAGACCCCGGTGTGCTGTCAGGAAGGACGATTGTCGAAGCCCGAGAGCGAGATGTCGAGGCGATCGCGAAAGAGTACATTGACAACGAGACGTTTGATACCGCGAGGACCGGCCTGAGAGGAAGAACTGTCCACGGTCACTCCGTTCGATTGGACGAGAATGGCGTAATGTTCGATGCTCTGAGGAGATGGGCGCGCAATCCGAACGGCGACATAAAATACGTGAAGGATATGGTCGGCGGCGCGATAGACAAGGAAGTGGTATTAGGAAAGCCTCTTCCGGAGGACGAATTGAGGAAGAGGACCACAACGTTCAGAAACGCTCAGGGTGGTACCTGGTTGGAAGAGGACGATCCTGAAGTGGGAGACGTTGTATCCGAGATCCACTGGAACAGAACCTGGGGCGGATTCCAGCCATTCATTGCGAGATCAGCGATAAAAGGCAACAAGGACGTAGGCGCGAAGTTTAAGCTGTACACACCAAGAGGTGGAGTGGAGTAA
- the mcrB gene encoding coenzyme-B sulfoethylthiotransferase subunit beta has protein sequence MAKIVDKVDLYDDRGKKLVGDVPITALSPLRNPAIRKITGLVARTAAVDLAGLEKRLATGAIAGKQMIIRNKGMDLDIVGKGKEIAAQVKEMIQVEDGDETKADLVAGGKRLKVEVPAARILADYSAARTNVCAALTQAVMDTFKVNMWDASDVKAAVWGMYPQDPAMTGTVVATLVDVPISNEGPGYTLRNIPVNHIAATVRKRAMPGACLSMILEESACYEMGDALGPFERGHLLDLAYEGLNANNMLFSLIKENGQDGTLGDVVYAMVDKAKADGVAKPKTKLGSGYTVFGTDDLQMWNAYASCGLLAAVMVNCAAMRAGQPVPSSIMYFNELLEHETGLPGVDYGKAQGASVSSSFFSHSIYGGGGPGVFHGNHIVTRHAKGQFIPCFCAAMCIDADTQYFAPSRTSGLYGEVLGAIPEFAEPMKAVAEGAKEIM, from the coding sequence ATGGCTAAGATAGTGGATAAAGTCGATTTATACGACGACAGAGGCAAGAAACTTGTAGGCGACGTACCAATAACGGCACTCAGCCCGCTGAGAAACCCAGCAATAAGGAAGATCACCGGTCTGGTGGCTCGAACAGCTGCGGTTGACTTAGCGGGACTGGAGAAGCGGCTAGCAACAGGTGCAATCGCGGGAAAACAGATGATCATCCGCAATAAGGGCATGGACTTGGACATCGTTGGGAAAGGAAAAGAGATAGCGGCCCAAGTGAAGGAGATGATTCAGGTCGAAGATGGCGACGAGACAAAGGCAGACCTTGTGGCTGGCGGAAAGCGGCTAAAGGTCGAAGTACCTGCAGCGCGAATCCTGGCGGACTACTCGGCTGCACGGACAAACGTCTGTGCTGCGCTGACCCAGGCGGTCATGGACACCTTCAAGGTGAACATGTGGGATGCATCCGATGTGAAAGCGGCTGTATGGGGAATGTACCCGCAGGATCCTGCCATGACAGGGACCGTCGTGGCGACGTTGGTGGATGTGCCGATCAGTAATGAGGGGCCAGGATATACCCTGAGGAATATCCCGGTGAACCACATTGCAGCAACGGTACGGAAGCGAGCAATGCCCGGTGCATGCTTGTCCATGATTCTGGAAGAGTCAGCATGCTATGAGATGGGTGACGCTCTGGGACCGTTCGAGCGCGGCCACCTCTTAGACCTTGCGTACGAGGGACTGAACGCGAACAACATGCTGTTCTCTCTGATAAAGGAGAATGGACAAGACGGAACGCTCGGAGATGTTGTGTATGCTATGGTAGATAAGGCAAAAGCGGATGGTGTGGCAAAGCCGAAGACGAAGCTCGGATCGGGCTACACGGTATTCGGCACGGACGATTTGCAGATGTGGAATGCATACGCCTCATGCGGACTTCTTGCCGCAGTGATGGTGAACTGCGCTGCAATGCGTGCAGGCCAGCCAGTTCCGTCGAGCATTATGTACTTCAACGAGCTGTTGGAGCATGAGACCGGACTTCCAGGCGTTGACTACGGAAAGGCTCAGGGTGCATCGGTATCGAGTTCGTTCTTCTCGCACAGTATCTATGGCGGTGGCGGCCCGGGTGTATTCCACGGAAACCACATCGTTACGAGGCATGCTAAGGGACAGTTCATACCATGCTTCTGCGCTGCGATGTGCATAGACGCGGACACGCAGTACTTCGCCCCGTCGAGGACATCAGGTCTGTATGGCGAAGTGCTTGGCGCGATACCAGAGTTTGCAGAGCCAATGAAAGCGGTCGCGGAAGGAGCGAAGGAGATAATGTAA
- a CDS encoding class I SAM-dependent methyltransferase, with protein MDLLENEVELVTELCKRLNAEREKRRPEATMKLLDLGCGTGKLAIYLQKELGCEVIGVDPVQTNVEKARLKSSAVMFKVQSAEELSFEDSAFDFAVSLKALHEIPDPKKALRESHRMLKAGGKMFIIDWIGGVPQTSSHGHAKQYFSPQRLKEALSEAGFADCSIKPNKEGTLMLGEGRKNTRRD; from the coding sequence ATGGACCTATTAGAGAACGAAGTGGAGTTGGTAACCGAATTATGCAAACGGCTAAATGCGGAAAGAGAGAAGCGAAGGCCGGAAGCCACGATGAAGCTACTGGATCTCGGCTGTGGCACGGGCAAACTCGCGATCTATCTCCAAAAAGAGCTCGGCTGCGAGGTGATCGGGGTCGATCCCGTGCAGACGAACGTAGAAAAAGCGCGACTGAAATCGTCGGCCGTTATGTTCAAGGTACAATCAGCAGAGGAACTATCCTTCGAGGATAGCGCCTTCGATTTCGCCGTCTCGCTCAAAGCATTGCATGAAATACCCGATCCAAAGAAAGCGTTGAGGGAATCACACCGTATGCTGAAAGCGGGGGGGAAGATGTTTATCATTGACTGGATCGGCGGCGTACCGCAAACAAGCAGTCACGGCCATGCGAAGCAGTACTTCAGCCCGCAGCGGTTGAAAGAGGCGCTATCAGAAGCAGGGTTTGCCGACTGTAGCATCAAGCCCAATAAAGAAGGGACGTTGATGTTAGGTGAAGGGAGGAAGAACACGCGGCGAGACTAA
- the fdhD gene encoding formate dehydrogenase accessory sulfurtransferase FdhD: MLKEVKCLKYHGGTFVETEHKVVKEEPLAISINGRHYVTAMISPKMKKEFVIGHLFSEGIISGIKEIVSLQLAENTANVLIMHPLKVVAARKIIVSGCGTGSSFLDESKLPKMTSGMNIDSGDIMAGVKSILQSEVHETTGGVHLVGLFEKYVHKYVQIRVVEDIGRHNALDKVIGYGLLKDIDFGKTFVTCTGRISSEMALKCAVANIPLVASRGATTSLAIELGEKTGLCIIGFVRGEQMNVYTHAERISQSSRD, translated from the coding sequence ATGTTAAAAGAGGTCAAATGCTTGAAATATCACGGCGGGACGTTCGTCGAGACCGAGCATAAGGTGGTAAAAGAAGAGCCGCTAGCTATCTCCATTAATGGTCGGCACTATGTCACCGCGATGATAAGCCCGAAAATGAAGAAAGAATTCGTTATCGGGCATCTCTTCTCAGAAGGTATCATAAGCGGCATTAAAGAAATAGTGTCCTTGCAGCTCGCGGAGAATACCGCAAACGTGCTGATAATGCATCCTCTAAAAGTAGTAGCGGCAAGGAAAATCATTGTGAGTGGTTGCGGCACGGGCTCGTCGTTCTTGGATGAATCGAAATTGCCAAAAATGACCTCGGGCATGAACATTGATAGTGGCGACATAATGGCGGGGGTAAAATCCATTTTGCAATCCGAAGTGCACGAGACCACCGGGGGGGTGCATCTGGTAGGATTATTTGAGAAATACGTGCACAAGTATGTTCAAATTCGCGTTGTAGAGGATATAGGACGCCATAACGCACTTGATAAGGTGATTGGCTACGGATTACTCAAGGATATAGATTTTGGAAAGACTTTTGTTACGTGCACTGGCCGGATTTCGTCGGAGATGGCGTTGAAGTGCGCAGTAGCAAATATCCCTCTTGTCGCGTCGCGCGGTGCGACCACGAGTCTGGCGATTGAACTCGGGGAGAAGACCGGTCTGTGTATCATCGGATTCGTACGGGGCGAGCAGATGAATGTGTACACGCATGCGGAGAGGATATCGCAATCGAGCCGTGACTGA
- a CDS encoding cysteine desulfurase, with amino-acid sequence MDEKIRADFPILNDIIYLDSAATSLTPEPVLEAVLSYYREYNANVGRGVHRLSQLATQKYHNAHRKVAEFIGANHRGEVIFTKNTTEATNMVAYGLRWEKGDEVVTTLLEHHSNFLPWLRLREKGVSLKIVEPNKEGIFDLADFEQAIGDRTKMVAVTHVSNVLGTILPVEEIAALCKEQDNDTLFLVDGAQSAPHIPINVEALGCDFFAFSGHKMLGPTGTGVLWMKNPNELEPTLFGGGMIESVSRGNYTLAEGYERFEAGTPHVAGGIGLGRAVDYLNDLGMKRLRDYEEHLTKRLLDGLLAIDKVQVYGTTNLNERLGVVSFTIEGLHPHEIALMLDEAADIMVRSGHHCCMPLMNYLGLKDGSVRVSLYLYNTEEDVATFLETVKGIARAV; translated from the coding sequence ATGGACGAAAAGATCAGAGCTGATTTCCCGATACTGAACGATATCATTTACCTGGACAGTGCGGCCACGAGCCTCACGCCGGAACCAGTCTTAGAAGCGGTTTTGAGCTATTACCGTGAGTATAACGCGAACGTGGGGCGGGGCGTTCATCGCCTATCGCAGCTTGCCACACAGAAGTATCACAATGCACACCGCAAGGTTGCTGAGTTTATCGGTGCGAACCACCGAGGAGAGGTCATATTCACCAAGAATACCACAGAAGCCACCAATATGGTCGCCTATGGGCTTCGCTGGGAAAAAGGCGACGAAGTGGTAACAACGCTGCTGGAGCACCATTCGAATTTCCTACCCTGGTTACGGCTGCGGGAGAAGGGTGTGAGCCTGAAGATCGTGGAGCCGAACAAGGAGGGGATATTTGATCTCGCGGATTTCGAGCAGGCTATTGGCGATAGAACGAAAATGGTCGCGGTGACACACGTATCAAACGTCCTGGGCACAATATTGCCTGTTGAGGAGATCGCCGCGCTGTGTAAAGAGCAGGATAACGACACGTTATTCCTTGTTGATGGCGCGCAGTCCGCTCCACACATCCCTATAAACGTAGAAGCGCTTGGGTGTGATTTTTTTGCTTTCTCAGGCCATAAAATGCTCGGACCGACCGGAACAGGCGTCCTTTGGATGAAAAATCCGAACGAGCTTGAGCCCACCCTCTTTGGTGGTGGGATGATCGAATCGGTTTCTCGGGGCAATTACACTCTAGCAGAAGGCTATGAACGCTTTGAGGCGGGGACCCCACACGTCGCAGGTGGAATCGGACTTGGACGAGCGGTGGATTATCTGAACGATCTGGGTATGAAGCGGTTACGCGATTATGAAGAGCACCTGACAAAACGACTCTTGGACGGGCTGCTGGCTATAGACAAAGTGCAGGTGTACGGCACGACGAATCTGAACGAACGGCTTGGGGTGGTCTCATTTACTATTGAGGGCTTACACCCGCACGAGATTGCCTTAATGCTGGACGAAGCTGCTGATATAATGGTGCGGTCGGGCCATCACTGCTGCATGCCGCTGATGAACTATCTCGGCTTGAAGGATGGATCAGTTAGAGTCTCTTTATACCTCTATAACACGGAAGAGGATGTTGCTACCTTTTTAGAGACCGTTAAGGGGATCGCCAGGGCGGTGTAA
- the moaD gene encoding molybdopterin converting factor subunit 1 — protein MKVEVRFFARCREIVGEKQRAVELEDGMTLKDFKDLLMREYPALKRLTLLISLNHAYADPEAKLKDQDEIAVFPPVSGG, from the coding sequence ATGAAGGTTGAGGTACGATTCTTTGCACGATGCCGGGAAATCGTCGGGGAAAAGCAGCGAGCAGTAGAACTAGAAGACGGCATGACGCTAAAAGATTTTAAGGACCTTTTAATGCGCGAGTATCCCGCGTTGAAGAGGCTGACATTGTTAATCTCGCTGAACCATGCGTATGCTGACCCTGAGGCGAAGCTCAAAGATCAAGATGAGATCGCCGTGTTCCCACCAGTGAGTGGAGGCTGA
- a CDS encoding molybdenum cofactor biosynthesis protein MoaE, protein MITNEDFSIDALVEKMKRPELGGIVTFLGTVRGDAGVTALHVEIYKEMAEQELEKLKREAREKFEIEAVEIVHREGELNVGENIVAILVGAKHRKEAFRACEYLIDELKKRVPIWKKEG, encoded by the coding sequence ATGATAACGAACGAGGATTTCTCGATTGATGCGCTGGTAGAAAAGATGAAGCGGCCGGAGCTAGGGGGTATTGTGACGTTTTTAGGTACGGTGCGTGGCGATGCAGGGGTAACGGCGTTGCACGTCGAGATCTACAAGGAAATGGCGGAGCAGGAGCTGGAGAAGCTGAAGCGCGAGGCTCGTGAGAAGTTCGAGATCGAAGCGGTCGAGATCGTACATCGCGAAGGCGAATTGAACGTTGGTGAGAACATCGTTGCTATTTTAGTGGGTGCAAAGCACCGGAAGGAGGCTTTTCGCGCGTGTGAGTACCTGATCGACGAATTGAAGAAGCGTGTGCCGATCTGGAAGAAAGAGGGTTAG
- a CDS encoding sulfite exporter TauE/SafE family protein, with product MLLESIIQGLIANTEFVILVAFLLGVLTSISPCPLATNIAAIAYISRDIKDPRHTPLSGLAYTLGRIVTYSVLGVGIIVIGMNVIDLSLTVQRIHGEILGLIMIAAGLFMVGLGHFNFTLGTGGRLTEKLSRKAADYGLLGAFLIGVVFALAFCPYSAVLFFSGLIPFGLASESGVLLPAFYGLGTGIPVIIFSILFYMGVQELNKHVQNVQKIERVLRKAIGVVFVLIGLYYLIW from the coding sequence ATGCTACTTGAATCGATCATACAGGGTTTGATAGCGAACACGGAATTCGTGATACTGGTGGCATTCTTACTCGGCGTGTTGACCTCGATCAGTCCCTGCCCGCTGGCGACGAACATCGCCGCAATCGCCTACATCTCGCGTGATATAAAAGATCCGCGCCATACCCCGCTGAGCGGACTCGCGTATACCTTAGGTCGGATAGTCACCTATTCGGTTTTGGGTGTCGGTATCATTGTCATTGGCATGAATGTGATCGATCTCTCGCTCACCGTGCAGCGTATCCACGGTGAGATTTTGGGGCTCATCATGATTGCAGCCGGGCTCTTCATGGTAGGGCTCGGGCATTTCAATTTCACGCTTGGTACCGGGGGCCGTCTTACCGAGAAGCTGAGCAGAAAAGCCGCGGACTACGGCCTCCTCGGTGCGTTCCTCATTGGCGTGGTATTCGCCTTAGCCTTCTGCCCGTACAGTGCCGTGTTGTTCTTCAGTGGCTTGATTCCGTTCGGGCTCGCCTCTGAATCGGGCGTACTCCTGCCTGCATTCTACGGGCTTGGCACCGGGATACCGGTCATTATCTTCTCGATTTTATTTTATATGGGTGTGCAGGAGTTGAACAAGCACGTTCAGAATGTTCAGAAGATTGAGCGGGTGTTGCGGAAGGCTATCGGAGTCGTGTTTGTGCTCATCGGGCTTTATTATCTTATCTGGTAG
- a CDS encoding TM0996/MTH895 family glutaredoxin-like protein yields the protein MEVKVLGTGCANCRRVYANARKAIEELGVDVALEKVEDIDEIISFGVLMTPAVVIDGEVKVSGRIPSTEELKQWLQD from the coding sequence ATGGAAGTTAAGGTTTTAGGAACAGGTTGTGCGAATTGTAGACGGGTATACGCAAATGCGAGAAAAGCAATAGAGGAGCTTGGCGTTGATGTAGCACTCGAAAAAGTGGAAGATATCGATGAAATAATCAGTTTCGGGGTACTGATGACGCCGGCAGTGGTGATCGATGGAGAGGTGAAAGTGAGCGGACGAATTCCGAGTACGGAGGAACTCAAACAATGGCTCCAGGACTGA
- a CDS encoding winged helix-turn-helix transcriptional regulator yields MSTEPPKNSVPLCAPGKSCKIPPSYAISKEVLENVQAVLNEDISEEVAVFKALSDPLRVRILKALGLSDLCVCVLVELMECEYSKLSYHLGVLKKAGLVACTQDGTFQIYHLTEFGKQMIRCFRLI; encoded by the coding sequence ATGTCGACGGAGCCCCCAAAAAATAGTGTGCCCCTATGTGCCCCGGGGAAATCCTGCAAGATACCCCCTTCTTATGCTATCTCCAAGGAGGTTCTCGAAAACGTACAGGCGGTCCTGAATGAAGATATCAGCGAGGAGGTAGCGGTTTTTAAAGCGCTTTCGGACCCGTTACGTGTCCGGATCCTGAAAGCCTTGGGTCTATCAGATCTCTGCGTCTGTGTCCTGGTGGAACTGATGGAGTGCGAGTACTCGAAGCTGTCGTACCATCTGGGCGTGTTGAAGAAAGCAGGACTGGTAGCGTGCACGCAAGACGGAACGTTTCAGATCTACCATCTCACGGAATTCGGGAAGCAGATGATCCGATGTTTCAGGCTCATCTGA
- a CDS encoding thioredoxin family protein yields MKIQVIGSTQPCARCKATENVVKSVVEELGYEDIEVEKLDVFSKEAEELGIMMTPATVIEGKILKMGGVPSRDEVKRAIEKLRKAAE; encoded by the coding sequence ATGAAAATACAGGTAATCGGCTCGACGCAACCGTGTGCGAGATGTAAGGCGACAGAGAACGTAGTGAAAAGTGTGGTAGAAGAGCTTGGCTATGAAGATATCGAGGTTGAGAAGCTCGATGTCTTCTCGAAAGAGGCTGAGGAGCTCGGCATCATGATGACGCCAGCGACGGTGATCGAGGGTAAGATACTGAAGATGGGCGGCGTGCCGAGCAGGGATGAGGTGAAACGAGCGATCGAGAAGCTGAGAAAAGCGGCAGAATGA
- the arsB gene encoding ACR3 family arsenite efflux transporter, translated as MEPKERKLGIWAKYLYVWVVLCILAGTLIGRVYPQLSEHLALLEVAHISIPIAICLFAMIYPIMVQISFGEVKKAIFTPKPIATTLFMNWAIKPFTMAFFAWFFLSVVFAPYLPQGTTVTPLGEIPLVQQYIAGLILLGVAPCTAMVLVWSYLAEGNMAHTLVMTAINSLTMVFLYAPLATFLIGVSGIQVPWVTIALAVLIYICTPLVAGWITRDQVIKRKGMGWFEEKLVPRLGNMSIIALLITLVVLFTYQGDKIVELPAIIGMITVGIFVNILVVFAITYLIAKPIRLGYEDAAPTAIIAASNHFEVAIAVATTLFGLNSGASLATVVGVLTEVPIMLFLVWLCKRTRGFFG; from the coding sequence ATGGAACCCAAGGAACGAAAACTGGGAATCTGGGCCAAATACCTTTACGTGTGGGTGGTACTCTGTATACTTGCGGGCACGCTCATTGGCAGAGTGTATCCGCAACTCTCTGAACATCTCGCACTCCTGGAAGTGGCGCATATTTCGATACCCATTGCGATCTGCCTCTTTGCCATGATCTATCCTATAATGGTCCAAATAAGCTTTGGCGAAGTGAAGAAGGCTATTTTCACGCCGAAACCGATTGCCACCACCCTGTTCATGAACTGGGCGATAAAACCATTCACCATGGCGTTCTTCGCATGGTTCTTCTTAAGCGTGGTATTTGCACCGTATTTACCGCAAGGAACGACGGTAACGCCACTCGGTGAGATCCCGCTTGTTCAACAGTATATCGCCGGCTTGATTCTGTTAGGTGTCGCGCCCTGTACCGCAATGGTCCTGGTGTGGAGCTACCTTGCCGAAGGGAACATGGCACATACGCTCGTGATGACGGCCATCAACTCCCTGACCATGGTCTTCTTATACGCGCCCCTCGCGACCTTCCTTATCGGGGTCTCGGGTATCCAGGTACCGTGGGTGACCATAGCGCTTGCGGTACTCATATACATCTGCACCCCGCTGGTTGCCGGGTGGATCACGCGCGATCAAGTAATTAAACGAAAAGGTATGGGCTGGTTTGAAGAGAAACTCGTGCCCCGGTTGGGAAATATGTCGATCATAGCGTTGTTGATCACCTTAGTAGTGCTGTTCACCTATCAGGGTGACAAAATCGTCGAACTCCCGGCGATCATCGGTATGATCACCGTGGGGATATTTGTCAATATTCTCGTTGTGTTCGCAATCACGTATCTCATTGCTAAGCCCATTAGATTGGGGTATGAGGACGCCGCACCAACGGCAATCATCGCGGCCAGTAACCATTTCGAAGTTGCGATCGCGGTTGCCACGACGTTATTCGGCTTAAATTCCGGCGCGTCACTTGCTACGGTCGTTGGCGTTCTCACGGAAGTTCCGATAATGCTCTTCCTCGTATGGCTCTGCAAGCGCACACGGGGATTCTTTGGGTGA
- a CDS encoding permease gives MAVVQTIIEAGMDTLLEYLSLHVMTCLVPAFFIAGAIAALLSKEFVLKYFSASAKKWLSYSVASCSGTILAVCSCTVLPMFAGIYKRGAGIGPATAFLYSGPAINLLAIVLTARVLGLSIGIARAISAVVMAVVIGMSMAALFERGEQTKAEEKRAAPAIAMIGDDTEVQRSGYITVLFFSLLVAILLVGASGLISWVTKLIALALMILGLTVLVIRSYSKDEVRAWGSETWWLTKRIFPLLLVGVFVIGLIGGIAALYAPSHDPQIAVGELMKPYFGSNSFFACLLSSVVGAILYMPTLFEVPIVGNLFGFTTGQMAAGPALSLLLAGPSLSFPCMVIIWRTIGWQKASVYIALVVLISTLVGMVYGGIVG, from the coding sequence ATGGCTGTGGTACAAACTATCATAGAAGCGGGCATGGATACGCTGCTGGAGTATCTCTCACTCCACGTGATGACCTGCTTAGTGCCAGCGTTCTTCATTGCCGGCGCTATTGCCGCGCTCTTATCTAAAGAGTTTGTGCTCAAATACTTCAGTGCGAGCGCGAAGAAATGGCTTTCGTATAGCGTAGCGTCCTGCTCAGGGACGATTCTCGCGGTCTGCAGTTGCACGGTACTGCCGATGTTCGCCGGCATTTACAAACGTGGTGCGGGCATCGGACCTGCTACGGCGTTCTTATACTCGGGACCGGCGATCAACCTCCTGGCCATTGTGCTGACCGCACGCGTGCTCGGGCTCTCGATCGGAATCGCCAGAGCCATAAGTGCCGTCGTGATGGCGGTCGTGATCGGTATGAGTATGGCAGCGCTCTTTGAACGCGGTGAGCAGACGAAGGCAGAGGAGAAACGCGCAGCTCCGGCCATTGCGATGATAGGGGATGATACTGAGGTGCAGCGATCCGGCTACATTACGGTACTGTTTTTCTCGCTGCTCGTGGCAATCCTGCTCGTTGGCGCTTCCGGGTTGATCTCGTGGGTCACGAAACTTATCGCACTCGCTCTTATGATACTGGGGCTTACGGTGCTAGTAATTCGCTCTTATTCGAAAGACGAGGTGCGAGCATGGGGTAGTGAGACCTGGTGGCTCACAAAGCGGATATTCCCCCTCCTTCTGGTCGGCGTATTCGTGATAGGGCTCATCGGCGGTATCGCAGCGCTTTATGCGCCTTCGCATGATCCTCAAATAGCCGTGGGTGAACTCATGAAACCTTATTTTGGGTCCAATTCCTTCTTTGCCTGCTTGCTGTCGTCCGTCGTGGGAGCAATTTTGTACATGCCGACGTTATTTGAAGTGCCGATCGTCGGCAATCTCTTCGGGTTCACGACGGGCCAGATGGCTGCGGGACCTGCGCTCTCGCTTCTGCTTGCAGGTCCTTCCTTAAGCTTTCCCTGCATGGTCATTATCTGGCGGACGATCGGCTGGCAGAAGGCGTCCGTGTACATCGCGTTGGTTGTGCTCATCTCCACCCTCGTGGGTATGGTTTACGGAGGTATAGTGGGATGA